Part of the Benincasa hispida cultivar B227 chromosome 11, ASM972705v1, whole genome shotgun sequence genome, GGAACTTGAATGACGTTTTCTAtacgaaaaacaaaaaatcacaGCTTACCAATCAAGATACACGAAATATAGAGAGTCAAATGTTTATACCTAAAAATTGAACTTACTTGCATCCACCTTGAGTAGTAGAACAGACAATTTCATCTCCACTGGGATGAATAGCAACACTGACAAGATCGCCATCGCATTCTTCAAATGCAAATCCAGtctacaaacaaaaaaattaggTCAAGAAACAAAATCGAAAAACCCTAGCTATCTACTTTCAATTATCCTTAGTTACGCAATtattagtgaaaaaaaaaaaaacagaagaagGAGAGCAATAAAGACAGAGGAAAGGATCAAACCAGAGGAGATGATGAAAGATAAGTGGTTTTAGGATCAAACGAGAAGATCTCAAACAGAGAAGGACATGAATCCGGTTGCCTGGACCTTTCAATAAGGGAAGAAGAGCATACTAAACATAATGGTGATGGCAGCGCAGTGGACAAAGACCTGTAGATGACTAACGAAGATGGCAACAGAAACCCAGACAGAAGCGCAAACGAAAAGAGGTTGATGGCTAGGCGAACACAACTGATCCGGTGGTGGAACGAATGACGAACGACGATGGAACGAATGATGAACGGCGGTAGAACGAACGAAAAATGACAACAACGGCAGATCTGGAGACACATGAACGGAACGAACAGCAGATCCGACAAACGACAAATCTGGAGATACGCGAACGATGACGAAATGGGTAGCAGAGCCGGCGGAACGACCAAAAAATCcactttggaagagaggaatGAGAAACGAAATGAGCAGCTGATACAGGTTTGGAAGAGATGAGTGAGAAAGAATAGGGTCTGAAGTgggaagtgtgagaatgagatgaaaaataaaatagagggAGAgtgaagaaggaaatgaaaaaaTAGGGGAAAATAGAAAGTTAGAGGAAAAAGTGAAgcaggtctttaatgtcggtttaaaaccgagattaaaggtacccctacaatgtcggttttaaaccgacattaaagattcgctttaaaaaaaaaaacaaaaccgacattatacatccgacttcactttttccaaccgacatcaAAGCCCAAAATTATTGTAgtgcagacttatttacaaaggcattacctaccacaatctttgaaaaattggtgcactaACATTGGAATGCGGTGACTCAGAAATCTCAAGTGATATTTCCTATAAGATtggtatggcaaccctagagggggagTGAATATGgtttaatcaaattaatgaaaacttttttctctaAAGTGGGCCAAATTAAGCAAATCAATAAACTTTTTACTAGAAagtcatttaaataaaaatttcatacaaataaattcaacctagtaattaagaaattaaaactaacacTTTTAAGCACTTATTTAATTCTAGTAATAAGATTAGTAAATGATATGACATTTTAAGAaccaatcaaaataaacaaatatgagCAAttgattttaagaattaaaaattacaattaatttcatgcaatgagatataataacaaaaatttattCCGAAAATAAATTAGGagagggatagagaaattgacaccgtgattttatagtggtttggcACAACCAGCCTACATCCACTTCTCAAGCTCCTTCTAGGTTTGTCACTCAAATTTGACTATTTCCATGACTTAGAGTCGAACCGATACAACGTGTCTTTTTCGGATGCAAGAACAAACTCGATCTTTTCCATGGTTGAGAATCAAACTGTTACAACAACTATTTTTTCGAGATCAAGAGCAACCCTTACaaaaacatgaaaaattaaagagCACACTTGATAAACTTTAAAAGagttaatttacaaattttaagctcacaacaaatataatcaatcatcTCAATACAtaaatctctctcaagaattagattaaaagaaaaaaaattgaaccttATAAAGAGCAACAATGGAAGCTTTGTGTTTTGTGAAGGACAGAAAAATAATGTAAACTTGTTATTGAAATGTGGAGAAGATGAAAAGtttaaaaagagaggaaagtagATGAAAACCACATTTACTTTGCACCATTTGctgttaaaatttaaatcaaaggtggagattaaaaaatcaataacaaaaatAGCTGCAACagcaacaataataatattaatttattaaaaaaatctccCCCAAACGGTCACTACGCAGGATTTTAGACTTTCAGATTTTTTTTGTTAggcacatatatatttatatatttatatatttataattttttttgggaaaaattgcATAAACCACACCTAAACTTTGAGGTTGGTTACAATCATATCTataagcttttaatttgagtaaTTACCTTTCCTCTAATTTGTTAATGGTTCCAATTAGACCcttttatcaaattaatatttagttgTAGATAACTTTCAAATGAATTAAGAAGgcaaatttatcattttttttaagagtaACAACATTGAAATCGGATAAATCACCGACACGATTCATTAGAATCGCCGATCGGAGTGAAGATCATCAGTGTAGGCTGTTTATGGAACCCTAGAAACTTCAAATTATTAAAAGTTGCCATTATTGATCAGCTTTGTTTCTTATGGGCCGTTTTTTTAGAGGGAAAAGAGGTGGGAATGGAAATGGGCTTACAAAGTCCATGTTTGGTTGGTGGGCTTTGTTCATTTGCCTTGGAAAAGATAATTCCTAGGTATTTTTTTCCCACACAAAGGAATGAATTGAATACCCATTGAAAAGTGTGggttttcttttctccttcctcttCGTATCACGAAATTTCTTCCTTCTAGCCGTAAAAATCGACCTTTCTGCTTTGAGTGTCGGCCATCTCTCTGCTTCGGTGCCAGCCATTTCTATACATTGTTCTGCTTCGATCTCTCTTCTCGACGGCATGATTTTCTGCTCCCCTATTGGTACTTATAATCTTTCCATCtccatttatgtatttttttctcACTTCAATTTATGTCTTTATTCATTGTTGTCTCTCTTCCTTTCTTCAATATCCAGTCACTGATTTTAGCATTTGGTACTCAgtaaattagaaattagatcCATGGTCGAAATTCACTACTATCAAACACTCTGTCTTTATTCACCACTGTCGAACACTGTTGTCCCTCTTCCTCTCTTCAATCTCCAGTCACTAATTTTATGTTGTAAGAAGGAGGAAAAAAggaaggctaaacgatcgttgtcaaagactaaacgattgttgaGAGGTGAAGGCTAAACGAGGCTAGACAATCGTTggaaaaaaggtaaacgatagaaCAAGCGTCTACACGATAGAGGTAAGTGTGTAGACGATAGGGTAGAAGACTACACGATTGGGCTGAATGTGTCGGCGACAGAAAGGtaaagactaaacgatcattgagaAAAAGGATAGACGATCGTTGTCAAATATCTAGATGATCGTtgggaaaaaggtaaacgataggACAACCGTCTACACGATAGACATAagcgtgtagacgatggggtaggaGACTGCACGATTGGGTTGAGCGTATAAGCAACAGAAAGGTGAaggctaaatgatcgttgagaaaaaggctagacgatcgttgtCAAAtatctagacgatcgttgggaaaaaggtaaatgatagGACAAGCGTCTACACGATAGAGGTAAGCGTGTAGACAATGGGGTAGGAGACTGCACGATTGAGTAGAGTGTGTAGGCGACATAAAGTACACGATGGGATGTAGACGATCGGGTTGGAAGTGTACACGATTGAGAGTACACGATAGGATGTAGACGATAGAGgaaatttgctatacgatagttagAGAGCATAAATGATAGAGAGAATTGATTAAGACGAAATAGATGGATGGATAAATTTTTATAGATATGGATGTCAACTTATCTACCTTTCCTAATAATTTTATAGACCATTTACTGTAAGATAGAACACTTAATCCATCTACCTTTCCTAATAAATTTTTCGACAGTAAGATAGAACACATAAATTTTATGTTGATTTGCTATTCATTCtgatttatttgatgatttgctATTCATTCTGCACACTTAATCCAACATTTCATTGTGATTTATTTTTCGACAGTAAGATAGAACACACTTAATCCAATATTTATGTTGATTTGCTATTCATTCTGCAcgtttttttgttctttttttatgtATTAAAGGAGTTGATTTGCTACATTGTGATTTATTTCTAAGAattgtttattataattaactaatgATGGGATAAAACATTTCGTTTATCATGCAGATATGAATGACATACATTCAGCTATTGAACAACAAATTCTTATTGTCTTGTTGTCATATTTAGAGATAATAAAACAAGCAATAAAAACATCTTTTCCATTGTTAGTAATACTATTGTATAAAGGACAAACATGTGACAGACTTATGAGTGGAAGTTCTTTCTATAGACATCGAATTAGACAATTAAAATTTTTTCGTCTAATATATGAGAGTGATTTAGCATGTTTTGAGACGACACGAATGGATAGGAGATGTTTTACTATATTATGTCATATGCTTAAAACAACTGGCAAATTAAGAGGTATGACACATTTAGACGTTGAAGAGATGGTTTCAATATTTTTACATATCCTTGCACATGACATTAAAAATAGAGTTATACGTCGACATTTTACACGTTCAGGAGAAACAATTAGCagattttaatatagttatgaACTCTATGATACGACTACAtgagttattacttaaacatccTAATCTTGTTCCTACCAACTGCTTGGATGAAAAATGGAAGTGGTTTAaggtaatttttgttttatagtTTTTCTCATGTTTAAATATTAGTAGgtggtttaattaatttagagttTTCTTTGCATGTAGAATTATCTAGGTGCACTAGGAACCTATATTATAGTCAATGTGGGTATTCTCGATAGACCTAGGTATCAAACCAGGAAGAATGAAATTGCTACTAATGTTTTAGGAGTTTTCTCCCAAGATATACAATTTATCTATGTTTTACCTGGATGGGAAGGTTCAGCTTCTGACTCAAGAGTTTTACGAGATGCTATATCTAGGAGGAATGGATTAAAGATTCCAAAAGGTAACATGTTTGATATTAGGATTGGTATGTAGTTTGGATTAGAAACACTTTGTACATACATTCTCAAGTATTCAGTTGGTATATTTAGGTTGTTATTATCTATGTGATGCTAGCTATACAAATGGTGAAGGATTTTTGGCTCCTTACAGAGGACAACGATATCATTTAAATGATTGGATGCAAGGATACCAACCAAGAACTCTAGctgaattttttaatatgaagCATTCATCTGCAAGAAATGTAATAGAACGAGCATTTGGACTATTAAAAGGTCGATGGGCTATTCTTCGAGGGAAATCTTACTATCCAGTAAAAGTTCGTCGCATTATTACAGCTTATTGTCTCATTCATAATCTTATAAGAAGAGAAATGCTTGTAGATCCgttagaagaagatgaagttggAGACACTCATTCAAGTACTTTTGACATGGATAGTGATCGAATAACACATGTTGAAAGTTCAAATGAATGGACAAATTGGAGAGATAACTTAGCAATTGAGATGTTTGAGGAGTGGAGTGACATTAGATATTAATACTAGGATGTATTATTATGATGTAAATATGCACCTTGTTATAAGCTTTTATGAAATATTATGAATTACTCTATTGCTACTTATTTCATAATTATgatatgtgatgtatgttttgaTTTTCATACTATGTTATATGtgaagttttgagttttaataGTCTAATATGTGATGTGAATCATAGATATGGATGTCAACAAATAATCTACACCTGGTTCAAGTAGGTCAAAACATATGTGGAGTCAGATAGAAGATGAGAAATTAGTAGAATGTTTATTAAAGTTATCTAATATTGGCACATGGAAGGCTTAATGGTACTTTCAAACAAGGATTTCTCAATCAAATAGAGAAATGGATGgctaaaaaaattcataattgtGAGGTAAAGGCTCAAATTGTAGTGGCTTCAAATGgaatgataaagaaaagtaTATAGAAGTagaaaaagatatatttgatgAACGGGTAAAGGTAaatgtagattttttttattgctaGTGTATTGTTATCATGTTATTGTTGAAATGTATTAAAAGttgatttatatttgttttcacAGGGTCATCCAAATGCAAAAGAACTGAGAAACAAGTCTTTTCTGTTCTACGAACAGTTAGCcattatttttggaaaagaaagaGCCAATGGACTTGGTGCAGAAGGTTCAGCTGACATGATGTTTGAAGCAGTGAGTGAGAAATGGACAACAATGATTTTTGGAGAGAAATGGATGGTTTTTATGTGCATGATCCACCAATAGTTAGAGGGGAAGAAGTGGATGGATCTACCTTAATGAATGAAGCGGCAACAAATATACAATCTAATGCACATACATCAAATAGTTCTAGTAAGAAAAGAGCAAGAAGTATGGACCCATTGGTGACGGCAATGAATGGTCTTGAGAATGTTATGAGCAGTCATCTTTTAAGCGCTAATGATAACATTCAAGAAATTGCTATGTTTTATCGACAGGTAGCTGAATGAGAGTCTACAAGAGAAGCACGTCGAAACTCATGGAATTAGAAAGGTAGATGGATTAAGTGTTCGACAAAGGGTGAGAGGGGTAAGATTATCACTAAAGACCAATCTCAGGTTGATTATTTCTTTAATCTTCCACATGGTGAAAGATATGAATTCATAACGGAGGTTTTATAAGAAGACGTTCATTCTTAAACTGTGGGAATATCGTAGTATCTTTTATGTAATAGGAGACTTTATAACATGTTATGCATGGGCAATTATGTGTATAGTTTGGTGCCTTATCAAATGATGTGTACTCCTTATTTTGAGCTAGCATGTTAGTGCTTGCTAAGTatcttcattttgaatgaatgtGCACTGTAGTCTTGTTTGTAACTACGAATATTGACATAATATAAATgcttattttgtctacatttaGTATTTATACTTTGATATTGGTTATATAGGATTTggtagcagagctaagcgatcgtgtagtcaggTAAGCGATCGCGGGGTCTTCgtgggcgatcgtttagtgttactcggcgatcgtgtagcagagctaagcgatcgtgtagctgagctcagcgatcgtgtagcatttggtaagcgatcgtataacatttggtAAGCAatcatatagcatttggtaggggatcgtctagcattttgttacttagtgatcgtgtagcatttggtagccGAGCttagcgatcatgtagcatttagtaggcgatcgtctagcattaggtaggcgatcgtatagcagtNGCATTTGGTAGCCGAGCttagcgatcatgtagcatttagtaggcg contains:
- the LOC120090804 gene encoding protein ALP1-like, encoding MTLKIELYVDILHVQEKQLADFNIVMNSMIRLHELLLKHPNLVPTNCLDEKWKWFKNYLGALGTYIIVNVGILDRPRYQTRKNEIATNVLGVFSQDIQFIYVLPGWEGSASDSRVLRDAISRRNGLKIPKGCYYLCDASYTNGEGFLAPYRGQRYHLNDWMQGYQPRTLAEFFNMKHSSARNVIERAFGLLKGRWAILRGKSYYPVKVRRIITAYCLIHNLIRREMLVDPLEEDEVGDTHSSTFDMDSDRITHVESSNEWTNWRDNLAIEMFEEWSDIRY